A region of Streptomyces deccanensis DNA encodes the following proteins:
- a CDS encoding dolichyl-phosphate beta-glucosyltransferase, whose product MTITPKTGGGQLSVDLSVVVPAYNEQDRLGPTLDAIIAHLSATEAAARWEIIVVDDGSTDETAEVVAAVTAREARVQLVSGGDRNRGKGHALRLGVLASHGRRVLLTDADLSAPIDELERLDKALSDGHTAAIGSREAPGASIERHQHRLRETLGRAGNFLIRGVAVPGIRDTQCGFKLFDGDRAREAFAASRLDGFGIDVEILRYFHRSGWPVAEVPVRWSHQPGSKIRPSDYARVLGELAVLRARSVRRADVLAVLGFLLMAVALYGGRWIDPNGRYLPDSLQDQNQWEWFFAVTADNLVHFRNPLFTTFQGFPDGVNLMANTVMLGLSVPFAPVTLLLGPAISLALVMTLGLAATGAAWYWLIVKRVVRHRGAAFAGAALAAFAPPMVSHANAHPNFVVLFMIPLIVDRALRLCTGAATRRDGIVLGLMAAYQIFLGEEPLLLAAMGMLLFAVAYGLVRRDVARDSWRPLLKGLGVALLVALPIVTFPLSWQFFGPQSYGNIAHGANSGNSPLALLSFAERSLLAGDRDRADALSLNITEQNAFYGWPLVLLALGIVVRLWEQALVKALAFTAVAAAVLSLGPEFRLPQTDLVLPGPWALLAEKPLFESVIEGRVAMICAPVLGMLLAIACARLAATPALGTRYVGFLAVTLALLPIVPAPLKSVDRAEIPAFIADGTWRSYVDTGAGETLVPVPLPDPGNAEALRWQTTADFGFRMPGGYFNGPFGEDRVGIYGAVPRHTSNLLRDVRYSGKVPVIGENWQAQARRDFAYWHAGALVLRPQPYDDQLRETVDKLVGRPGRWVAGVWVWDLHAGD is encoded by the coding sequence ATGACCATCACCCCGAAGACGGGCGGCGGGCAGCTGAGCGTCGACCTCTCCGTGGTCGTCCCCGCCTACAACGAGCAGGACCGCCTCGGCCCCACGCTCGACGCGATCATCGCCCATCTCTCGGCCACCGAGGCCGCCGCCCGCTGGGAGATCATCGTCGTCGACGACGGGTCGACCGACGAGACGGCCGAGGTCGTGGCCGCCGTCACCGCCCGCGAGGCGCGGGTGCAGCTGGTCTCCGGCGGGGACCGCAACCGGGGCAAGGGCCACGCCCTGCGGCTCGGTGTCCTCGCCTCGCACGGCCGCCGGGTCCTGCTCACGGACGCCGATCTCTCCGCGCCCATCGACGAGTTGGAGCGGCTCGACAAGGCGCTCTCCGACGGCCACACGGCGGCGATCGGCTCGCGCGAGGCACCCGGCGCCAGCATCGAGCGCCACCAGCACCGGCTGCGCGAGACGCTCGGCCGGGCCGGCAACTTCCTGATACGCGGCGTCGCGGTGCCCGGCATCCGCGACACCCAGTGCGGCTTCAAGCTGTTCGACGGCGACCGTGCCCGCGAGGCGTTCGCCGCCTCCCGACTCGACGGGTTCGGGATCGACGTGGAGATCCTGCGGTACTTCCACCGCAGCGGCTGGCCCGTCGCCGAGGTCCCTGTCCGCTGGTCCCACCAGCCCGGTTCGAAGATCCGTCCCAGCGACTACGCCCGGGTCCTCGGCGAACTCGCCGTCCTGCGGGCCCGTTCCGTCCGCCGGGCCGACGTCCTCGCGGTCCTGGGCTTCCTCCTGATGGCGGTGGCCCTCTACGGCGGCCGCTGGATCGATCCGAACGGCCGCTACCTCCCCGACTCCCTCCAGGACCAGAACCAGTGGGAGTGGTTCTTCGCGGTGACGGCCGACAACCTGGTCCACTTCCGCAACCCGCTCTTCACCACCTTCCAGGGCTTCCCCGACGGCGTGAACCTGATGGCCAACACGGTCATGCTGGGCCTGTCGGTGCCCTTCGCGCCCGTCACGCTCCTCCTGGGCCCGGCCATCTCGCTCGCCCTGGTCATGACGCTGGGCCTCGCCGCCACGGGCGCCGCCTGGTACTGGCTGATCGTCAAACGGGTCGTACGGCACCGGGGCGCGGCCTTCGCCGGAGCGGCGCTCGCCGCGTTCGCGCCGCCGATGGTCAGCCACGCCAACGCGCACCCCAACTTCGTCGTCCTGTTCATGATCCCGCTGATCGTCGACCGGGCGCTGCGCCTGTGCACGGGCGCGGCGACCCGGCGGGACGGGATCGTCCTCGGCCTGATGGCCGCCTACCAGATATTCCTCGGCGAGGAGCCCCTCCTCCTCGCCGCCATGGGCATGCTGCTGTTCGCCGTCGCCTACGGCCTCGTCCGCCGGGACGTGGCCCGCGACTCCTGGCGCCCGCTGCTGAAGGGCCTCGGCGTCGCGCTCCTCGTGGCCCTCCCGATCGTCACCTTCCCGCTCTCCTGGCAGTTCTTCGGCCCGCAGAGCTACGGGAACATCGCGCACGGCGCGAACTCCGGCAACAGCCCGCTCGCGCTCCTCTCCTTCGCCGAGCGCTCCCTCCTCGCGGGCGACCGCGACCGCGCGGACGCGCTCTCCCTCAACATCACCGAGCAGAACGCCTTCTACGGCTGGCCCCTGGTCCTGCTGGCCCTCGGCATCGTCGTACGGCTGTGGGAACAGGCCCTGGTGAAGGCGCTGGCGTTCACGGCGGTCGCCGCGGCCGTCCTCTCCCTCGGCCCGGAGTTCCGCCTCCCGCAGACGGACCTCGTCCTGCCGGGCCCGTGGGCACTGCTCGCCGAGAAGCCGCTGTTCGAGTCGGTCATCGAGGGCCGGGTGGCGATGATCTGCGCCCCGGTGCTGGGCATGCTGCTGGCGATCGCCTGCGCACGCCTCGCGGCGACCCCCGCCCTCGGCACGCGCTACGTCGGCTTCCTGGCGGTGACCCTCGCCCTGCTGCCGATCGTCCCGGCCCCGCTGAAGTCCGTGGACCGCGCCGAGATCCCGGCGTTCATCGCGGACGGCACCTGGCGGTCCTACGTCGACACCGGGGCCGGCGAGACGCTGGTGCCGGTGCCGCTGCCGGACCCGGGCAACGCGGAGGCGCTGCGCTGGCAGACCACGGCGGACTTCGGGTTCCGGATGCCCGGCGGCTACTTCAACGGCCCGTTCGGCGAGGACCGCGTCGGCATCTACGGCGCCGTCCCCCGCCACACCTCCAACCTGCTGCGTGACGTCCGCTACAGCGGCAAGGTCCCGGTGATCGGGGAGAACTGGCAGGCGCAGGCCCGCAGGGACTTCGCGTACTGGCACGCGGGCGCGCTGGTGCTGCGTCCGCAGCCGTACGACGATCAGTTGCGGGAGACGGTGGACAAGCTGGTCGGCCGACCCGGGAGGTGGGTGGCCGGAGTGTGGGTATGGGACCTGCACGCAGGGGACTGA
- a CDS encoding PstS family phosphate ABC transporter substrate-binding protein, with translation MQEWLSAENVVAVATAVAGVVASAVMVWYERRVPRRKRIGYRVQMDNPIGHDVRSGRANVRLGLFDEAPDMSDATLVLLRVENDGSQSIADNDYTGRELHGLTAVFSGRVIRGVSVTQPPGTDHLMDHFTPAAGFGYRDGVLRIPRVPLNRGDHFKLLVLLSGGDVDSPIRLIGGIRDGEVHPNRSATPDEKPPLFSRAARLITVMLTLCVIALAAIVVVRDDTPPPIECATGELTLTGSTAFAPVLRGLAEEYEKDCEGAEIRVDARGSSAGVNELAALGAESKKGSSAVIAFSDGPSTSADPELIGHRVALSVFTLVVNDGIRPRGGSLTIDDVRRVYRGEITRWRQLDPSLPDIPVVLVSRDADSGTRQVFQRTVLGGWEQVASTSLDCRRDDLSTARVPRCELDSTEQVLTKVAALPGAIGYSELNLTTRRPGLRRLALDGHTASVEALEKGDATYPYYGAEYAYTYRRPPANSLADSFLAHIRRGTAQSVIRNHGHVPCETATGARLCDERAREDSGARAS, from the coding sequence ATGCAGGAGTGGCTGAGCGCGGAGAACGTGGTGGCGGTGGCGACCGCCGTGGCCGGTGTCGTGGCGTCGGCCGTGATGGTCTGGTACGAGCGCAGGGTGCCGAGGCGCAAGCGGATCGGCTACCGGGTGCAGATGGACAACCCCATAGGCCACGACGTGCGTTCGGGGCGGGCCAATGTCCGGCTCGGGCTGTTCGACGAGGCCCCGGACATGTCCGACGCCACCCTGGTGCTGCTGCGCGTCGAGAACGACGGCTCCCAGAGCATCGCCGACAACGACTACACCGGACGTGAACTGCACGGCCTCACCGCCGTGTTCAGCGGCCGCGTCATCCGGGGAGTCTCGGTCACCCAGCCGCCCGGCACCGACCACCTGATGGACCACTTCACCCCGGCCGCCGGCTTCGGCTACCGCGACGGCGTCCTCCGCATCCCCCGCGTCCCCCTCAACCGGGGCGACCACTTCAAGCTGCTCGTGCTCCTCTCCGGCGGGGACGTCGACAGCCCGATCCGGCTCATCGGCGGCATCCGGGACGGCGAGGTGCACCCCAACCGCAGCGCGACGCCCGACGAGAAGCCGCCGTTGTTCAGCCGCGCGGCCCGGCTGATCACCGTCATGCTGACGCTGTGCGTGATCGCCCTGGCCGCGATCGTCGTCGTACGGGACGACACCCCGCCGCCCATCGAGTGCGCGACGGGCGAGCTGACGCTCACCGGGTCGACCGCGTTCGCGCCGGTGCTGCGCGGGCTCGCGGAGGAGTACGAGAAGGACTGCGAGGGCGCCGAGATCCGGGTGGACGCGCGGGGGAGTTCGGCGGGTGTGAACGAACTCGCCGCGCTGGGCGCCGAGTCGAAGAAGGGCTCATCGGCGGTCATCGCGTTCTCCGACGGCCCGAGCACGAGCGCCGATCCCGAACTGATCGGCCACCGGGTCGCGTTGTCCGTCTTCACCCTGGTCGTGAACGACGGCATCCGTCCCCGTGGAGGCAGCCTGACGATCGATGACGTACGGCGCGTCTACCGGGGCGAGATCACCCGCTGGAGACAGTTGGACCCCTCCCTCCCCGACATCCCCGTCGTCCTCGTCAGCCGGGACGCCGACTCCGGTACCCGCCAGGTGTTCCAGCGGACCGTGCTGGGCGGCTGGGAGCAGGTCGCCAGCACCTCGCTCGACTGCCGCCGGGACGACCTCTCGACCGCCCGCGTCCCCCGCTGCGAGCTCGACTCCACCGAGCAGGTGCTCACCAAGGTCGCCGCGCTCCCCGGCGCCATCGGCTACAGCGAACTCAACCTCACGACCCGCCGCCCCGGCCTGCGCCGCCTCGCCCTCGACGGCCACACCGCCTCCGTCGAGGCCCTGGAGAAGGGCGACGCCACCTACCCGTACTACGGCGCCGAGTACGCCTACACCTACCGGCGCCCCCCGGCCAACTCCCTCGCCGACAGCTTCCTCGCCCACATCCGCCGCGGCACCGCCCAGAGCGTCATCCGCAACCACGGCCACGTCCCGTGCGAGACGGCGACGGGTGCGCGGCTCTGCGACGAGCGGGCGCGGGAGGACTCGGGGGCACGGGCTTCGTAG
- a CDS encoding SLATT domain-containing protein, producing the protein MSQPEMQPEGGPQDGRGEGSGLWAEPWTTATGPWVGDLAGRPFPQGDWGAPAERLEELYHWVERAALETAAWYLTDRVWKRLAARVLRVGAATGALVGAALPLLDLTGAVGGVAPWGYLALLSCVACVAVDRFFGVTSGWMRDVATAQAVQRRLQVLRFDWASESAREVLGPAEGTAGEAAERCLGVLRRFSEDITELVRAETADWMVEFRAGAAPVGLRVGGSGARPEGVGNGRVPLPPGARPNMPRQRPPEPR; encoded by the coding sequence GTGAGCCAGCCGGAGATGCAGCCCGAGGGGGGACCCCAGGACGGGCGGGGTGAGGGGTCCGGGCTGTGGGCGGAGCCGTGGACGACGGCGACCGGACCGTGGGTGGGGGATCTGGCCGGGCGGCCGTTCCCGCAGGGGGACTGGGGGGCGCCGGCGGAGCGGCTGGAGGAGCTGTACCACTGGGTCGAGCGGGCGGCGCTGGAGACCGCCGCGTGGTATCTCACGGACCGCGTGTGGAAACGGCTCGCGGCCCGGGTTCTGCGGGTCGGGGCGGCGACGGGGGCGCTCGTCGGGGCCGCGCTGCCGTTGCTCGACCTCACCGGGGCGGTGGGCGGGGTGGCCCCCTGGGGGTATCTCGCGCTGCTGTCCTGTGTGGCGTGCGTGGCGGTGGATCGGTTCTTCGGTGTCACCTCCGGGTGGATGCGGGACGTCGCCACGGCCCAGGCGGTGCAGCGGCGGCTGCAGGTGCTGCGGTTCGACTGGGCGTCCGAGAGTGCGCGTGAGGTGCTGGGGCCGGCGGAGGGGACGGCCGGGGAGGCCGCGGAGCGGTGCCTCGGGGTGCTGCGGCGGTTCTCCGAGGACATCACGGAGTTGGTGCGGGCCGAGACGGCGGACTGGATGGTGGAGTTTCGGGCGGGGGCGGCGCCGGTGGGGTTGCGGGTGGGGGGATCCGGGGCTCGGCCGGAGGGGGTGGGGAACGGGCGGGTGCCGTTGCCTCCGGGGGCTCGGCCGAACATGCCTCGGCAGCGGCCGCCGGAGCCTCGGTAG
- a CDS encoding DJ-1/PfpI family protein, giving the protein MSIRKPVHLAVYDTYADWETGHTTAWLARGGYEVRTVAEGTDAVRTIAGVRIQPDETLAQLRPEDSSLLVLTGADLWDTGDALAPFARKAREFLAAGVPVAAICGATAGLAREGLLDDRAHTSAAPFYLAATGYEGAQRYVEADAVTDASGLLVTAGPTEPVAFAREVLRLLGVYEGEVLDAWYRLFHDSDAEAYAVLEAAGR; this is encoded by the coding sequence ATCAGTATTCGGAAGCCTGTTCATCTCGCCGTGTACGACACCTACGCCGACTGGGAGACGGGACACACCACCGCGTGGCTCGCCAGGGGTGGGTACGAGGTCCGCACCGTCGCCGAGGGGACCGACGCCGTGCGGACCATCGCGGGGGTGCGAATCCAGCCCGATGAGACCCTGGCGCAGCTGCGGCCCGAGGACAGCTCGCTGCTCGTCCTCACCGGCGCCGACCTCTGGGACACCGGCGACGCACTCGCCCCGTTCGCCCGCAAGGCGCGCGAGTTCCTCGCGGCCGGCGTCCCCGTCGCCGCGATCTGCGGCGCGACCGCCGGGCTCGCCCGGGAAGGGCTGCTGGACGACCGGGCCCACACCAGCGCGGCCCCCTTCTACCTGGCGGCCACCGGCTACGAGGGCGCGCAGCGGTACGTGGAGGCGGACGCCGTCACCGACGCGTCCGGGCTCCTCGTCACCGCCGGCCCCACCGAACCCGTCGCCTTCGCCCGCGAGGTCCTGCGCCTCCTCGGCGTCTACGAGGGCGAGGTCCTCGACGCCTGGTACCGCCTCTTCCACGACTCCGACGCGGAGGCGTACGCCGTGCTGGAGGCGGCGGGCCGGTGA
- a CDS encoding GntR family transcriptional regulator, with the protein MPGTGGGNGAVTRSTLRQQLADALRDEVLAGRLKPGQEFTVKEIAEQYGVSATPVREALVDLSAQGLLDAVQHRGFEVHAYSVADYRNMVEARILVTAGMFRRLGDREVDPRTAAALAGIRRRGEEARRAATAGDVDILIGYDLRFWRELSALFGNPYLTDFLHRLRVQSWACAVQYLRQASHGTDDLKGRLWADHTDLVDALTRRDGLSAQEIIAGYDEQSLRLVERLADG; encoded by the coding sequence ATGCCCGGCACCGGCGGCGGCAATGGCGCCGTGACCCGCAGCACCCTGCGGCAGCAGCTCGCGGACGCGCTCCGTGACGAGGTGCTGGCCGGCAGACTCAAGCCCGGGCAGGAGTTCACGGTCAAGGAGATCGCCGAGCAGTACGGCGTCTCGGCGACGCCCGTGCGCGAGGCGCTGGTGGATCTGTCCGCGCAGGGGCTGCTGGACGCCGTGCAGCACCGGGGTTTCGAGGTCCACGCGTACTCGGTGGCCGATTACCGGAACATGGTCGAGGCCCGCATCCTGGTCACCGCCGGCATGTTCCGGCGGCTCGGCGACCGCGAGGTCGACCCCCGTACGGCCGCCGCGCTCGCCGGGATCAGACGGCGCGGCGAGGAGGCGCGGCGGGCCGCGACCGCCGGGGACGTGGACATCCTCATCGGCTACGACCTCCGGTTCTGGCGTGAGTTGAGCGCCCTGTTCGGCAACCCGTACCTCACCGACTTCCTGCACCGGCTGCGCGTGCAGTCCTGGGCGTGTGCGGTCCAGTACCTGCGACAGGCGAGCCACGGGACGGACGACCTCAAGGGCCGGCTCTGGGCCGACCACACCGATCTCGTCGACGCCCTCACCCGCCGGGACGGGCTGAGCGCGCAGGAGATCATCGCCGGTTACGACGAGCAGTCTCTGCGGCTGGTGGAACGACTGGCGGACGGATGA
- a CDS encoding MarR family winged helix-turn-helix transcriptional regulator: protein MSRAQQDLLSRAALGVFRLNGQFLSVADELTRPAGLTAAWWQVLGAVLPEPLPVAGVARTMGITRQSVQRVADLLVDRGLAVYVPNPAHRRAKLLTPTPAGRAAIERIDPGHADLAARLAQALGEEEFAATVRALERLSGVLDDLAAAPDAVTEP, encoded by the coding sequence GTGAGCCGCGCACAGCAGGACCTCCTCAGCCGCGCCGCCCTCGGCGTCTTCCGCCTCAACGGCCAGTTCCTCTCCGTCGCGGACGAGTTGACGCGCCCGGCGGGGCTCACGGCCGCCTGGTGGCAGGTCCTCGGCGCGGTGCTGCCCGAACCGCTGCCGGTCGCCGGGGTCGCCCGGACCATGGGCATCACCCGGCAGAGCGTCCAGCGCGTCGCCGATCTCCTCGTCGACCGGGGGCTCGCCGTGTACGTGCCGAACCCGGCCCACCGTCGCGCCAAGCTCCTCACCCCGACCCCGGCCGGCCGCGCGGCGATCGAGCGGATCGACCCGGGCCACGCGGACCTGGCCGCCCGCCTCGCCCAGGCGCTGGGGGAGGAGGAGTTCGCGGCGACCGTGCGGGCGCTCGAACGGCTGTCGGGCGTCCTGGACGACCTCGCGGCGGCGCCGGACGCTGTTACGGAACCGTAG
- a CDS encoding serine/threonine-protein kinase encodes MEKLGPGDPQRIGAYRLLARLGAGGMGNVYLARSERGRTVAVKLVRQELAEQEEFRARFRQEVRAARQVGGYWTAPVLDADTEAGIPWVATGYVAGPSLHAVVGRDHGALPERSVRILAAGLAHALEDIHAAGLIHRDLKPSNVLVTIDGPRVIDFGIARALETVTDGGLTRTGALVGSPGFMAPEQVRGDRITPACDVFCLGSVLAYAATGNLPFGAANSGVHALMFRIAQEEPDLEGVPEGLYDIVRDCLRKDPAARPTLAQILQRTGAEDTVFAGRSRDPWLPSALVAQLGRHAVRLLDTEDPEETGETGVPGGAGAAGAAGAGGSGAAGDSGAAGGARAAGGPGAAGGPGGAVSPAGAGGAAAAGGGPDAPGSAEGAGRSTASSAAAGPAAGQRPGAAGQFPTPPSTPPSTPPTAPSPSSSAPPSVSPSGAAAAGMAAGAAAQSPPSAGVGPASAPPAGPAGPPPSAPPVYPLGDPHSPYGGSGGSGSRAPGSDGATGSATTPGAPGSPVEHPAAPPGGAPGAPFDRMPTQIAGAGGAQPSPPGAPPHTPPAPSGYGFPQPYTQQPAGGYGQHSAPGYGQQPGAAPGPGPGPAYGYPHSGPQASYGAYGQGPYAGGQGPAGAGGSGLGATPPYGPEPLYGPGSGMGPGGRPDPERGSRRSSVLLVVVALVVALGAGGSVYALMKKGGDGDEHNDAKGGTKTSAPETLEPTTDEPTTLETSPDPTTESPDAGTIPEDFLGTWNATLDGSGGADTRQLVIQQGEVGDTVLSLTADGPLEGGGTYHCVFEAALTDEPDDDGPLSIGPSTVTTGEPAESCSPGAATTVTLLPDGQLRRVDTAGKSVTYAKAD; translated from the coding sequence ATGGAGAAGCTCGGGCCCGGGGATCCACAGCGGATCGGGGCGTACCGGCTGCTCGCGCGGCTGGGCGCCGGCGGCATGGGGAACGTGTACCTGGCCCGGTCCGAGCGCGGCCGTACCGTCGCCGTCAAGCTGGTGCGGCAGGAGTTGGCGGAGCAGGAGGAGTTCCGGGCGCGGTTCCGGCAGGAGGTGCGGGCCGCGCGGCAGGTCGGCGGGTACTGGACCGCGCCCGTGCTGGACGCGGACACCGAGGCGGGCATCCCGTGGGTCGCCACCGGGTACGTCGCCGGGCCCTCCCTCCATGCCGTCGTCGGCCGCGACCACGGGGCGCTGCCCGAGCGGTCGGTACGGATCCTCGCGGCGGGGCTCGCGCACGCGCTGGAGGACATCCACGCGGCCGGGCTCATCCACCGGGACCTCAAGCCGTCCAACGTGCTGGTCACCATCGACGGGCCGCGCGTCATCGACTTCGGGATCGCGCGGGCGCTGGAGACCGTCACGGACGGCGGGCTGACGCGCACCGGCGCGCTCGTCGGATCGCCGGGTTTCATGGCGCCCGAGCAGGTGCGCGGTGACCGCATCACCCCCGCCTGCGACGTCTTCTGCCTCGGCTCTGTCCTCGCCTACGCGGCCACCGGCAACCTGCCGTTCGGCGCGGCCAACTCCGGTGTGCACGCCCTGATGTTCCGCATCGCCCAGGAGGAACCGGATCTGGAGGGGGTGCCGGAGGGGCTGTACGACATCGTCCGCGACTGCCTGCGCAAGGACCCCGCCGCCCGCCCCACCCTGGCCCAGATCCTCCAGCGCACCGGCGCCGAGGACACGGTCTTCGCCGGCCGCTCCCGCGACCCGTGGCTCCCGAGCGCCCTGGTGGCCCAACTGGGCCGGCACGCGGTGCGGTTGCTGGACACGGAGGATCCGGAGGAGACGGGGGAGACGGGAGTTCCGGGGGGTGCGGGGGCCGCTGGGGCTGCGGGGGCTGGTGGTTCGGGTGCCGCTGGGGACTCGGGTGCTGCTGGGGGTGCGCGGGCCGCAGGTGGCCCGGGGGCTGCGGGAGGTCCTGGTGGGGCGGTGAGCCCGGCGGGTGCCGGGGGTGCGGCGGCTGCGGGAGGCGGCCCCGATGCGCCGGGAAGTGCGGAGGGCGCCGGTCGTTCGACGGCTTCCTCGGCCGCGGCCGGGCCCGCGGCGGGGCAGCGGCCGGGTGCGGCGGGCCAGTTCCCGACTCCGCCCTCGACTCCGCCCTCGACCCCGCCGACCGCTCCCTCCCCCTCTTCCTCGGCGCCTCCGTCGGTGAGTCCGTCGGGGGCAGCCGCCGCGGGCATGGCGGCCGGTGCCGCTGCCCAGAGTCCGCCGTCGGCCGGGGTCGGTCCCGCGTCCGCGCCTCCGGCCGGCCCCGCGGGGCCGCCGCCCTCGGCTCCGCCCGTGTATCCGCTGGGCGATCCCCATTCTCCGTACGGTGGTTCCGGTGGCTCGGGGTCCCGTGCCCCGGGCTCGGACGGGGCGACCGGGTCGGCGACGACGCCCGGTGCCCCCGGCTCCCCGGTCGAGCACCCCGCCGCCCCGCCCGGGGGCGCGCCGGGGGCCCCGTTCGACCGGATGCCGACGCAGATCGCGGGGGCGGGGGGAGCGCAGCCCTCTCCGCCGGGCGCCCCGCCGCACACGCCGCCCGCGCCCTCCGGGTACGGCTTCCCGCAGCCGTACACCCAGCAGCCCGCCGGTGGGTACGGGCAGCACTCCGCACCCGGCTACGGGCAGCAGCCCGGCGCGGCCCCCGGCCCCGGCCCCGGCCCCGCTTACGGCTACCCGCACAGCGGACCCCAGGCGTCGTACGGGGCGTACGGGCAGGGGCCGTACGCCGGTGGGCAGGGGCCCGCAGGTGCCGGCGGGTCGGGGCTGGGCGCGACCCCGCCGTACGGGCCGGAGCCCCTCTACGGCCCCGGGTCGGGCATGGGCCCCGGCGGTCGCCCCGACCCGGAGCGCGGAAGCCGGCGCTCGTCCGTGCTGCTGGTCGTCGTCGCTCTGGTGGTCGCCCTCGGGGCCGGCGGTTCGGTGTACGCGCTGATGAAGAAGGGGGGCGACGGCGACGAGCACAACGACGCGAAGGGCGGTACGAAGACGAGCGCGCCCGAGACGTTGGAGCCGACGACCGACGAACCCACGACCCTCGAGACGTCGCCGGACCCGACCACCGAGTCGCCCGACGCCGGCACGATCCCGGAGGACTTCCTCGGCACCTGGAACGCCACCCTCGACGGCTCCGGCGGCGCGGACACCCGTCAACTCGTCATCCAGCAGGGCGAGGTCGGCGACACGGTGCTCTCGCTCACGGCGGACGGTCCGCTCGAAGGCGGCGGCACGTACCACTGCGTGTTCGAGGCGGCGCTGACGGACGAACCGGACGACGACGGTCCGCTCAGCATCGGCCCCTCCACCGTCACCACCGGCGAACCGGCCGAGTCCTGTTCCCCCGGCGCCGCCACCACCGTCACCCTCCTGCCCGACGGCCAACTCCGCCGCGTAGACACGGCGGGCAAGTCGGTGACGTACGCGAAGGCCGACTGA
- a CDS encoding aspartate aminotransferase family protein, with the protein MTPRPNPRTGAQVKATDRAHVFHSWSAQELIDPLPIAGAEGSYFWDYDGNRYLDFTSGLVYTNIGYQHPKVVAAIQQQAATMTTFAPAFAIEARSEAARLIAERTPGDLDKIFFTNGGADAVEHATRMARLHTGRPKVLAAYRSYHGGTQQAVNLTGDPRRWASDTGTAGVVHFWAPFLYRTRFHAETEEQECARALEHLETTITFEGPSTIAAIILETVPGTAGIMVPPPGYLAGVRELCDKYGIVFVLDEVMAGFGRTGTWFAADLFDVVPDLMTFAKGVNSGYVPLGGVAISPAIAETFARRPYPGGLTYSGHPLACAAAVATIDVMEEEGVVTNAASLGASLIGPALRELAERHPSVGEVRGTGMFWALELVRNKETREPLVPYNATGEANAPMLAFGAAAKANGLWPFINMNRTHVVPPCTITEAEAKEGLAALDAALSVADEHTV; encoded by the coding sequence ATGACCCCTCGCCCCAACCCCCGGACCGGCGCCCAGGTGAAGGCCACGGACCGCGCGCACGTGTTCCACTCCTGGTCCGCGCAGGAACTCATCGACCCCCTCCCCATCGCCGGCGCGGAGGGGTCCTACTTCTGGGACTACGACGGCAACCGCTACCTCGACTTCACCAGCGGCCTCGTCTACACCAACATCGGCTACCAGCACCCCAAGGTCGTCGCGGCCATCCAGCAGCAGGCCGCGACCATGACGACCTTCGCCCCGGCGTTCGCGATCGAGGCCCGCTCCGAGGCCGCCCGGCTCATCGCGGAACGCACCCCCGGCGACCTGGACAAGATCTTCTTCACCAACGGCGGCGCCGACGCGGTCGAGCACGCCACCCGCATGGCCCGTCTGCACACCGGCCGCCCCAAGGTCCTCGCCGCGTACCGCTCGTACCACGGCGGCACCCAGCAGGCCGTGAACCTCACGGGCGACCCCCGCCGCTGGGCCTCCGACACCGGCACGGCGGGCGTGGTGCACTTCTGGGCCCCGTTCCTCTACCGCACCCGCTTCCACGCGGAGACGGAGGAGCAGGAGTGCGCCCGCGCGCTGGAGCACCTGGAGACGACGATCACCTTCGAGGGGCCGTCGACGATCGCCGCGATCATCCTGGAGACCGTCCCGGGCACGGCCGGGATCATGGTCCCGCCGCCGGGCTATCTGGCCGGGGTCAGGGAGCTGTGCGACAAGTACGGGATCGTGTTCGTCCTCGACGAGGTCATGGCCGGCTTCGGGCGGACCGGCACCTGGTTCGCGGCGGACCTCTTCGACGTCGTACCGGACCTGATGACCTTCGCGAAGGGCGTGAACTCCGGTTACGTCCCCCTGGGTGGCGTCGCCATCTCCCCCGCGATCGCCGAGACCTTCGCCCGCCGCCCCTACCCCGGCGGCCTCACGTACTCCGGCCACCCGCTGGCCTGCGCCGCCGCCGTCGCGACCATCGACGTGATGGAGGAGGAGGGGGTCGTGACCAACGCCGCCTCCCTCGGCGCCTCCCTCATCGGCCCGGCGCTGCGCGAACTGGCCGAGCGGCACCCCTCGGTGGGCGAGGTGCGCGGCACCGGCATGTTCTGGGCGCTGGAGCTGGTGCGGAACAAGGAGACCCGCGAACCCCTCGTCCCCTACAACGCGACCGGCGAGGCCAACGCCCCCATGCTCGCCTTCGGCGCCGCCGCGAAGGCGAACGGCCTGTGGCCCTTCATCAACATGAACCGCACCCATGTCGTCCCCCCGTGCACCATCACGGAGGCCGAGGCCAAGGAGGGTCTCGCCGCCCTCGACGCGGCCCTGTCCGTGGCCGACGAACACACCGTGTGA